GCAGCGCGttaccaaaatttttttattttttttctggcttaaaattaagttttttttttttttttttaatgtttttgaattgttttgatatgctaatatcaaaaataaattttaaaaagtaaaaaaatattatttagatgtatttccaaacaaaaaaaaaaaagcactttgaaaagtaaccggtAACCCAATACTAAACACGATTTTAATCATCATCTGAGTAGAATTTAAACTTTACCAGTTAATCAAGCATGAGCACAAGAACTTGCTCTCTATACTGTTAATATTTCTCCtaattaaaaatgcaataaaaGCAATTTTACAACCCTTCtcttttgattaattaaacctttcaaatttaagaattacaaattaattaaattatacctCATACACGAATTTATGTACCGATTTCCCTTCGTTGCTGCATCAAGCACTGCAAGATTAGATACAATGATCAaagatttacaaaaaaaataaaaaatattcacaattaatatcaacaataatcaaattcttaaaaataaatatctaattatttttaccaGATTCTTGAAGACGAGCAGTAGCATCACCAAAACATTGCATATGATCAACTGATGTACTAGTAGCCTACAATtatcacacacaaaaaaaaaaaactacatttcCTTTTCTCAAGAACCAAACAGAAAGTTAGAAGAGTCAAAGCTGACCTCGGAGAGAGCGAAACGAAGTGAAGCGAAGAGAGAAGTGAAGCTACCGGCGATGGCTAGAGAGTCTCTCTCGATGATTTCTAGTGCCTTGAAGATCTCACCCTGGTTCAAATTGGTTTTCGGTTCACGGCGGTCGGGTTCATCGGGACACATGGCCGGTGGATCCAGGTCTGGTTGTATGATTACTGATTCTGTATCCGTTGATTGATCTCTCTGAGTTGCTGCCGCTTCTTCCATTTCCCGCGATTTAAAGAAAGACAGAGAtttgtatttgatatttttaattagttatagATGAGGAATTCAGTGatctttgtaaaaaatttaCCACCATCTATTTTCGTTTGGGCTTTGTGCATATTGgaaatagtttttgtttgttaCCTTTTCAATTATCCATTTACGGGAAGCCCAagcacaaa
This genomic interval from Populus alba chromosome 1, ASM523922v2, whole genome shotgun sequence contains the following:
- the LOC118033698 gene encoding uncharacterized protein is translated as MEEAAATQRDQSTDTESVIIQPDLDPPAMCPDEPDRREPKTNLNQGEIFKALEIIERDSLAIAGSFTSLFASLRFALSEATSTSVDHMQCFGDATARLQESVLDAATKGNRYINSCMRLNEEMKGIDTLATQLKNLRRNVDVLDSAVTKLLRFP